The nucleotide window ATGGCACGGATCAACGATCACTACCTGAACCTCTCGGCGGGCTATCTGTTCCCCGAGATCGCCCGACGCGTCGGCGAGTTCACCGAAGCAAACCCCGACGCACCGATCATCAAGATGGGCATCGGCGACGTCACCGAGCCATTGCCGCCGGCGGTGGTCGAAGCCCTGCACAAGGCGGTCGACGAGATGGCCGTGCGGGACACGTTCCAGGGTTACGGCCCGGGTCCCGGCTACGACTTCCTCCGCGAAGCGATCGCGGATAACAGTTACGCCAACTGCCCGATCGATGCGGACGAGATTTTCATCTCCGACGGCTCCAAGTGCGACAGTGCCAACATCCTTGATATCTTCGGTCCGTCGAAAGTCGCCGTGTGCGATCCGGTCTACCCGGTTTACGTCGACACGAACGTGATGGCCGGCAACGCATCGGCTGCGGGTGAGGACGGGCGCTACGGCGGGCTTGTTTACCTACCGGCCACCGCGGAGAACGGTTTCCAGCCGCCGATGCCGAGCGAGCCGGTCGACCTGGTCTACCTTTGCTTCCCGAACAATCCGACCGGCACCGTCGCCGACCGCGCGACGCTCCAGGCGTGGGTCGATTGGTGCCGGGCGAACAAGGCTGTTCTGCTGTTCGATGCCGCTTACGAGGCGTTCATTCAGACGCCCGACATTCCCCACAGCATTTACGAGTTCGACGGCGCGACCGACTGTGCGATCGAGTTTCGCAGCTTCAGCAAGACCGCCGGCTTCACCGGCGTGCGTGCGGCGTGGACGGTCGTGCCCAAGGGGCTGACCGCCAAATCCGCCGACGGTAACGATGTCGCGCTACGCGATCTCTGGAGCAGGCGTCAGAGCACGAAGTTCAACGGCATCAGTTACATCGTCAGCCGTGGCTGCGAAGCGGTGTACTCCGACGCCGGCAAACAGCAGGTCGCCGACCTCGTCACGCATTACATGGACAACGCCAAGCTCCTACGCGAAGCACTCACCGCGCAAGGCATGACCGTCTACGGCGGCGTCGACGCGCCGTACGTTTGGGTTCGTTGTCCCGACGGCGAGACGAGTTGGCAGATGTTCGATCGCCTGCTCAACGATCATCACTTGGTCTGTACCCCCGGCAGCGGTTTCGGCCAGGCCGGCGAGGGGTACGTTCGCCTCAGCGCGTTCAACAGCCGGGAGAACGTGGAAGAAGCGGTGCGTCGGTTGCGGGCCTGAGGCAACGGATGAACGACCTACACGACAAAGTCGCGGGCGCCCTCGCCTTGTCGGCCCTCGGGGATGTCCTCGGTCTTCCCTGCGAGGCGGCGGGGCTGCGCGGAGAAGTGTCGCCATTGGTCGATTGGGAACTGTCCGTGGTCGATGGCTTTCGTGAGCCGGCGGCGAACTGTTGGAACATTTGGGCACCGCCCGAGGTCACTGCCGGCATGCGGGGCGTGGTCTCCGACGACACGGCCGTTCGTTTGGTGTTGATCGAGCCTTGGCTCGCGGACGCACATCGGCGTGGCGTGACACCGACCGAATCGGACTGGCGGATATGGCTGCGTGAACGCGCTCCCGAGTCGGTCGCATGGCGTGAAGCGACGGCGGCGGAGTCCGCGTGGCAATGGCTCGGGTTTTACGACACGGCCGCGGGGAACGGTGGTGGCTGCGACGACACGCCATGCTTCTACCGACCCGGCGTGCCGGTGTGTTTCGGGAATTTCCTGTTTCTCGAACTCGGCCTGATCGACGCACCCGTGGCGAGTGTGCTCGACCAAGGCGCGGGCGTGGCGGTATCCGGGTTGCTGGGCCGAGCTGCGAGTGAGGCCGTTCGCGCACGATCGGTAGACCCAGGATTTGCCGCATGGTGGCCAAGCGATGCGTCGTTTGGCGAGCGGCACCGGTCGTTGTCCCCGGCCGAGTTCCTCGCCGTGGTCCGCGACGAAATCTACCACGGACCCGACGCGCCGACGCACGATCTCAAGCCGTTTGACCCGACGCTGCAACTACGCCAAATCTCGGCCTGCGTCGGATATGCCGGCGACGAGCCATTGCTGGCCATCCGGCTGCTCGCGAGTGGGGCGGGTGACACGGACACGCTGGCCGCGACGCTGGGGATGATCCTGGGAGCTCGGCTCGGTCACGCGGCACTGCGCGGTGGTCCAGCCGGTGAGGCGTTGCGTTTGGTCGAGGCGAGCACCGAAACGCTCTTCGGCCGATCCACCGGCGACCGCGTCCGGGCCGTCCTGGGGCCGGCCGATTCCATCCGTTCATCCGGCTGAAACGATGGACGCGACTTGCCACTATCCCGGCACGGGTCTACGTTCTTCCTCCCAAATCTACGTCCACCCTCCCCTGAATCACACTCCCCATGGCCGACCGCCCGTACCTGTTCACGTCCGAATCCGTATCCATGGGACACCCCGATAAGGTGTCCGACCAGATCTCCGACGCCATCGTGGATGCGATCCTGCGGGAGGATTCCAACCCCGCCAATGCCCGCGTTGCCGTCGAGACGCTCGTGACCACGGGACAGGTCGTGCTTGCCGGCGAGGTGCGGACCGAGAGCTACATCGACGTGCAGGAACTGGCCCGCGAGACCATTCGCAAGATCGGCTACACCGACCCGCGCATGCGGTTCGACGCCGACTCCTGCGGCGTCCTCTCGGCGATCCACGCTCAGTCCGAGGACATCGCCCGCGGCGTCGACTCCGCGGCGGACAAGGTTGACGAAGACCTACAGGGTGCCGGCGACCAGGGCCTGATGTTCGGCTACGCATGCCGCGACACCGACGTGTTGATGCCGTTGCCGATCCACCTCTCGCACCTGATCGTCGCCAAACTCGCCGAACTTCGCGCGAGTGGCGAGATGAAATGGCTGCGTCCCGACAGCAAAAGCCAGGTCACCGTCGAGTACGAAGGCCGTACGCCCAAGCGGGTTCACACGGTCGTGGTCTCGACGCAGCACGACGAGTCGGTCCTCGATGGCGACACGATCAGCGATGCGGCCAAGGCCGAGGTCATCGAGAAGGCGATCAAGCCGTGCATCCCCGCCGGGTACATGACCGACGAGGTCATCTACCACATCAACCCGACGGGCAAGTTCGTCATCGGCGGTCCGCACGGCGATGCGGGACTGACCGGCCGGAAGATCATCGTCGATACCTACGGGGGTCGTGGTCGCCATGGCGGTGGGGCGTTTAGCGGCAAGGACCCGTCCAAGGTCGACCGCAGCGCCGCTTACATGGCCCGCTACGTCGCGAAGAACGTTGTCGAAGCCGGGCTCGCCGATGAGGTCGAGATCCAACTCGCCTACGCCATCGGTGTCGCCAAGCCGGTGAGCGTCCACGTCGACACATTCGGCTCCGGCAAGCTGCCCGAGGACAAGATCAGCGACCTGATCCGCGAGCACTTCCGCCTGACGCCCAACGGCATCATCAGCACGCTCGACCTACTGCGTCCGATCTACAGCCCCACGGCCCGCCACGGGCACTTCGGCCGCACGCCGGGTGAGGAAGGCGAGAACACGTTTACCTGGGAAAAGACGGACAAGGCCGAAGCACTTTCGAAAGCTTTGTAGTTTTTCGCAAATCACGGAACAAACAAGGACGGACGAGCGATTTCGCTCGTTCGTCCTTATTCTTGCATGGCTCGAGTTGTCACTCTGCGGCCGGTTGTGTGGCGGGTGCTTCACCAGCGTTGTCGACCTCGGTCTCCGATTCCGCCGCGCGGGCTTGCCGAATCATCGCCATCTCGTCCTTGAGCCGTTCGGCCAACTCGCCTTCCAGCACCTGCGCGCCCTCACCGAGTCGGGCGAACTCGGCATCGCCGGTCATCGGCAAACTCATCAGGCCGGCGTAGGTGATCACGACCTTTTCCGAATCGGTGTTCTCCGCCGCGACGGCGTTGAGCGAGTCAATCGCAGCCAGGCGGGCCGCTTCGTCTTCGGACTTGAGGTAGTCAACCTCGATGATGGTGGTCTTGGCAGCGAGTGCTTCCTCACCGTCTCCGGCGGCCGTGGCATCAAGATCGGCCCGGACGGCTTCGTCGCCATACAGCAACAGCAAAGCGTCCATCTGCGACGGGTCGACCTGACCAGCCACCATCGGGAATCCCAACGCCTCGATCATCAACGCTTTCATCTTGCGCGCCAGCGGAAGCACCTGCTCGGCATCCGCCTTGCGGGCGTCGGCATCGAAAACGCGCTCTGGGCCGCCGATGACGTCACCCAGTTCGGTCGACGTGATCTGCAAGTCGGCCATGACCTCGGCCAGCGGACGTTGTTCGGCGGCCGCTGGTTCGGTCGTCGGGTTGGTGGCAGGACCGGTGCTCGGCTGTGTCGACGGGTTGGTTGTGGGCGCGGTGGTGGGAGTGTCGGCGAGCACGGCATGCCCGGCCAGCAACGCGGAAGATACGGCGGCCGCGATCGCGGCGGACATGATGGCTTGTTTGGTCATCGAATGCTTTCAAATCAGAGTGCGACGTTCCGGCGTCGATCCGACGACGCCCGTGCATGTTCTATTCGCATGGCGGACGATTGTCGCGATAGAAAAGCTGGCCGTGTTTTGAACGCGGTCAGCACTCCACGCGGAGTTTTGTATACACGTGTTGGGGCCAGTTGCGGCAGAAGGGCTACTTCAACTCAACGGTCCAATACGCTTCGTCGAGGAACTGCTTCCAAGACTTGTAACGGTGGTCGGCGAGGCGGATATTGATGACCGGCGAACGCTTCGGCTTGACCGGCTCGGTGATGAGCTTCATATGCGCCTGCTTCGGCGTGCGGCCGCCCTTGCGGACGTTGCAGTCGATGCAGCAGGTCACGATGTTGTCCCACGTCGTCGGCCCGTCCTGGCTGCGCGGCACGACGTGGTCAAGCGACAACTCGCTCGTGGGGAACCGATCGCCGCAATACTGGCAACGGTTGTGGTCCCGGGCGAAGATGTTGCGGCGGTTGAACTTCACATCCTGCCGAGGAAGCTTGTCATAGGTGAGCAAGCGGATGATCCGCGGCACAGCGATGGGGTAACGCACCGTGTGGACGAAATCGAAACCGTCCGGCTCGAACTCGGCCTTGAGCTGCGAAAGCTCGGCCCAGCTGCCGAAGGTCATGTTCTCCCATTGCGCGACCTTGCCGCCCGAATCGGTCTCGATGTGGATGACTTCCGCGAGGTCCTTGGCCAGCAGGCAGAAGGCGCGGCGTACGTTCACCACGCGCAAGGCTTGGTAGAACTTGTTCAACACCAACACGTTGGCGTTGAGCGCGGGGCAGTCAGAAGTCGGCTGCGAAGCTGGAAAAACGACGGACATGGCGATCTATCTGCGAAGTGTGTTGGCGAAATGGTAGTAGATTGTTCGCACCGGGCCACCGAAATCATCCGTGGGCAGGTTCGGTTCGGGTGAAAGTTTCGTAAGGAACGATCCGGATTTTGCGACTTCCGACGGTTCTCGGGTGTCTCGTACTATCCGGCGCAAACGATGAGCTTACTCACCGCCATGATGATCTCGATGCTGGCATACGCCATGCCGCCTGACGCTGCGCCCAAGGCGGAGGTGACATTGGTTGCCGATGCGGACGCTTTTGTCGCGGGTGAGCCGATGATCGTCGGGTTGCGTTTCGAGTTGCGGCCGACCTGGCACGTCTACTGGAAGAACCCCGGCGATGCTGGCCTGCCGCCGCGGGTGGAGTGGCATCTGCCCGAGGGGTTTACCGCCGGTGAGTTGCAGTTCCCCGTGCCCAAAACCTTCGAGAGTGCGGGCTCGCTCGGCTACGGGTACTCCAATGCGGTGACATTCCTCGCGACGATCACGCCGCCCAGTGAACTGCCCGACGATCCGGTGACGATCGGTGCGACGGTGAAGTACTTGGTATGTGATCCGAACGTGTGTCTTCCCGAGCAAGCGGAGGCCACCGCGACACTGCGTACCGACGAGCCAACGGAGCGCAACCGCCTTGCCGACGCCAAGTCGAAGCTCCCGGAGGACGCGGGCTCGGCCGGCTTCTCGATCGACGGCAAACCTGGCAGCGGTGTGGCGGAGCTGAGCTGGGTCGACCGACAGCGCGGCGTCGCCAGCGAGATTGATGTCCAGATTTTGCCCGCCCCCGAGAACAATCTGCTGGTCACTTCGATCGAGACCGGCGAACTCAAACGCAATCTGATGAACGGCGAGCACACGCTGCCGATCGTCGTGGTAGCCAGTAAGATCGGCCCGCTCTCGGGATCGTCGCTCGAAGTGCTGCTGGTCTGGACCGACGCCGATGGCGTGACGAAACACTACGAACTCGACCTTCCCTACCGTCTGATTCTGGAATAGACTACCCACACGTAAACCCCTTACTTGGAGCACCATCCATGCGAAATATCACGAAAATCGTCAGCGGCGTTGCCGCCCTTGCACTCGGTACCACCGTCGCTCTGGGCGTACTCGCTGGCCCGGGAGACAAAGGCTACGCCCAACAAAAGGGCGCCGAGAAGTCCGGTGAAGCCTGTGCCGTCGCTGATTCCTGCAACTTCTGCAGCACCAGCTTGGTCATGGCTCACCCCGGTGGTCATGCCGAGACGGCGACATTGGGCGAGGTCGTTCCGGAGTTCGAGTTGATGGATCAGAGTGGCCAGCCTGTTTCGATCAACGACTTCGAAGGCAAGATCGTCGTCCTCGAATGGTTCAACGACCAGTGCCCGTTCGTCAAGAAGTTCTACGTCAACGGCGACATGAACAAGCTTGCCGACAAGTACGAAGAGCAGGGCGTGGTTTGGCTCGCGATCGACAGCAGCAACTTCAGCAATGTCGAGCAGAATGCCGAGATCGCCAAGGAGTGGAACATCGACCGGCCCATTCTCAATGATGCGTCGGGCGAGATCGGCAAGGCTTACAAGGCCAAGACCACCCCGCACATGTACGTCATCGCCGCCGATGGATCCCTCGCCTACATGGGCGCGATCGACAGCAAGCCCAGCACCGACCAGGGTGACATCGCGGGTGCCGAAAACTTCGTGGCCCGCGCGCTTGACGAGTTGCTCGCCGGCGAGTCGGTCAGCCTCCCGCAGACCAAGGCCTACGGTTGCTCGGTGAAGTACTAATCCGTTTACCAAGACCAAACAACGAGGCGTTGGGACGCGATGTCCCGACGCCTCGTTGTCATTTGCGCCCGACCACCGCGAGCGTGAGTGTCAGGACTTGCACGAACACCGCGGTGATCAAAAGGTTCGCCCGACTGCCGCCATCGTCGGTCAGCAGGTACGCGAAGATCAGCAACGCCAAGGCGAGGATCTGCGTAACACCTGCCAGCAGCAACGGCGCGGAGAACGCATCCTGGCTCGCGAGGCTTCGTGTTTGACAGCGAAGCTCGGCGAGGATGTCGTCGAGCTTCGACGTGTCCGGCGGGGGCGTTGCCGCAACAGCCGGTGTTTGATCCGGCGCTGGAACAGGCTCGGGGGCGACAATCTCGGCCGGCGTTGGTTCACGGACCTCTTCCGCGTGATCGGCGATGTAATCGACGGCTTCGGCAAGAGACGCCGCCACGAAGTCGGCACCGCCGTCGCCACATTCGGCGTGGGGCGATGGTTCCACGTCGGGCAGTCGCAGGAGGATCGTCCGGCAACCGGCCGTCTGGCCCGCTTCCACGTCCCGCGTCGCGTCGCCGATGATCCAACTGTTGGCAAGGTCCAGATCATGCTCTCGTGCCGCGAGCAGCAGCATGCCCGGCCTGGGCTTTCGCAGGTCGCTATCGACGCAGTACCGCCGCACCGACGCGACGGCCGGGTCCGGGTGGTACGGGCAAAAGTAATGTTCGTCGAAAATCGCCTCGCGATTGTCGTCGAGCAGCAGCTCGTCCATGCGTGCATTGACCGCGCGGACGTCGGCTTCGCTCATCATCGCACGGGCCACGCCGGACTGGTTGCTGACGGTGATCGTGGCGAAGCCGAGCCGACGCACGTCGGCCACCGCATCGGCCGCGCCGGGTAACAGCACGACTTCGCGGTGATTGCGGAGGTAGCCGCTGTTGCGGATGAGGGTGTTATCGCGGTCAAAGAAAATCGCCGGCCGTGGCATGGGGGCATCGTGACGAACCGCGGCGGGCGGGGCAAATCCGCGTGCCGCTCAACGTCGCCGATGAAACATTCAGCAGGCTGCGGCATCATCCGTGGTGTGCGTGAGAAACTCGCCATCGCCCTCGTGGCCTTGATGCTCCTGCTCGCGGTGCTGCCGTACTTCGGCACGTGGGCGTGGTGGCTCGACATGCTGAATCATTTTCGCTTGCAACTGGCGGTGGTGTCGCTGGTCGTGGCGGTGATCGTGTTGGCGGTCGTGCGAAAGCGCTGGGCGTCGGTCGGGTTGCTTGCGGTCGCGGCACATGCTGCACCGGTCGGGTGGACGGCGTTTCAGCCTGACGGGCCGGGTAGTGGGGCGTCGTTCGCTCATGCCAACGTTGGCGGATGTGATCCGGCGGCAGTACGGGCATGGGTCTCCGATCTCGACGCGGCTGCGGTGTTTCTTCTAGAAGTCCGGCCCGAGGACGAACTGGCACGGACGCCGCCGGAAGGTTGGCGGTTCTTGCTGCAGCGGCCGAGCGATGACACGCGTGGTTTGATCGTGCTGGTGCCGAAGTGGTCGGTGATCAACAAGGCGCACGTCGAGTCATTCAGCGTGCCCGGCACAATCCGTGACATGGCCGTGGTCGATCTCGGTGGGGTGGAGGTGATGCAAGCTCATCTGGCCCGTCCCGGCACTGCGTGTGGTTTCGCCGAGCAGGTCGCGATGTCGGAGGCGATAGCCGATTGGGTTGTGTCGCGATCGGAGTGGACGGACGTGCTTGTGGTCGGTGATTTCAACGCTGCGCCATGGTCGGCGGCCGTTAAACCACTACGTGATGCAGGGCTTTCGCCGGCTCGCGGCGGATTGTCCGGCACCTGGCCCGCACAGTTGCCGCCGGGGCTGCGCGTGCCGATCGATCACGCGTTTTCAAATCGACGCTGCAAAGTAACGGTCGGCCCCGATCTCGGTGGAGATCATCGCCCGATTGTCGTTCGTATGACCGAGTGACTAAGAGCAGCCCGCGATCGTCGCCGCTCGGCCGATGACGGCTTTGGTCAACCCGTGCGCGACCTCCGGCGTCAGCTCCTTGCCGCCGTCTTCCCAGAACTCTTCGGGAATCACCGCCTTGGCGATCCGCAGCAGCTCTTCGCGCACGGTTTCCTCACGCTTGGCGAGTTGCTCGTTGTCGTCGCGGTCGAGGGGGTCGGCGACGTCGTAGGCGAGCATCAGCGTGCTGACCTGCCAGTCGTAGAGCGAGTGGGCGGATTCATCGGCCATGGCTGTCGCAGTGTACGCGGTGAATGGCGTGGTAGAGGGCCGCCGCCGCCGCGCTGGCGAGGTTGAGGCAGCGTTCGCCCGGCATCTGCGGCAGTCGGACGGTCCGCTGCTCACGCATAACTCCCAGCGGAAAGCCACGCGTCTCGCTGCCGAAAACCAACGTGTCGCCGGCGGCGATGGGCGCTTCCCAGAGTGACGTTTCACCCTCCGAATCGAACCACCATGTCGTCCCGGCGGTCGTCATGAATGTGTCGAGATCGTCGTGCATGGTCAGCTTCAGCCGTGGCCAGTAGTCGAGGCCGGCCCGTTTGAGTCGCGTGTCGTCGAGGACGAATCCCATGGGCCTGACGATGTTCAACGCCGTACCGGTCGCGACGCAGGTGCGGCCGATGTTGCCGACGTTCTGCGGGATTTGTGGATGTACCAACGCGAGTTTCAGGCCATGGTCGGGCAAGTCATTCATCGACGACCTCGCCGATGCGATGGACCTGCACGACCTGTCCGGTCTCGTGGCAGACGGCCGAGAGCCGACCGTCGGGCATGCAGCAACCGGTGTCGAGCAGCACGATGTCGGTGCCCTGGATGGGGAGGTTTTCTTCAAGGTCGTAACTGAGGATGGGCGTGTGACCGAAGTAGCCGGTCCGGCTTTCCCAGTTCTTCGGTTTGGAAAGCTCGGTGATCTCGAACCGTTGCCAAAGCATGCGCTGCAGTCGGCTCGCCGGGGTTGGTGGGGCGGACTTCGGTGACCAATACGCATGCACCACGAACAGATCGTCCTCGACATGGCAGCTCGGCAGGTTTCTCAGGAACTCCCGGTGCTCGGCCGGCACGAACTCGACCAGTTTCCGCAAGCCGTCGGCCGTCGGACTTTGCAGCACATGCGCCGCGACCACCCGGGGCACGCCGTAGCTCACCCATGTCGTCAGTACGCCGAACGGCGCAAAGCCGCCGAGTGTCGCGACGGGGTCCGGGAACTTCGGTTCCGGTCCCCACATCTCGCCTGTGACGAAGAGCTGGAAAATGTCATCGTGATTGCCGCGGATGCAGGTGATGTCGTCGGCATGGATGAGCAAGTCGATGACGCCGCGGCTGTCGGGGCCGCGGTTGACGTAATCGCCGCAGCAAATGAAACGGGCTTGCGGATCGGCATTACGCACAACATCGAGGAGTGTCTCGAGCGCGGTGAGCATGCCGTGAATATCGCCGATGACCCAACGCATGTTTCTCTTTACCTTACGGAGGCAATGCCCGACACCACTGCACTCAACGACGCGGACGTCCGAAAGTTACACGCCGATTTGCCCGCCGGCTGGGAGATCGAGCAGAACGAACTCGCCAAGACGTTCAAGTTCGCCGAGTTCGAGGCGACGATGACGTTCGTGAACGCGGTGGCCGACATCGCTCGTGTCGCCGATCACCATCCCGACATGCGGGTCGGCTACAACACGGCCCGGATCGCGTGGACCACCCACGACGCGGGCGGGCTGACGGAGAAGGACTTCGCGTGTGCCGCCAAGACCGACGCCAAAGCGTGAGTTCCGTTACTGCGTGAGTTTGAGCACCGCGCTGGCGGCGGCGAGGCGGACGTTCGGGTCGGCGTCGGTCATGAGTTGGCCGAGGTACGGTTGCGCGTCGAGCCGGCCGATGTCGCCGAACGCGAATGCGGCGAGCGAACGGTCCTGCGGGTCTTCGCTCTTGGCACCTTGCAGCGCGACGCCGTAGCCCTCGTCGCTGCCGAGTTGTCCCATCGCACGGGACGCGGCCAACGCGATGTAGCTGTACTCGCTGGTAAGCTTCGGCCGGATGTGCACGATGACACGCCGGTCCCCGTTGGCCGCGAGGGCGAGCGTGCAGAAAAGTTCTTCGTCGGGATAGAGGCTGAACATGCCGCTAATCAGTGAGTCCCGGGCTTCGACATCACCGAGTCGCCAGAGTGCCTCGTACGTCTGCAGGCGGACGGCGGGGGACGGATCGCCGCGTCGGCCGTTGAGCACCTCGATGGCGCTAGGCGCGTCGGTCAGACCGAGTGCCAGAACGGCGCTGCCGCGGACGGTCTCGCTGGTGTGACGGGTGAGGGCTGCCAGTTCGTCCGTCAAACGTGTGTCGCCGAGAACGGTTGTCGCATAGATCGCACCGACACGGACTTGCGCGTCTTCCCTCGGGTTGGCCAGGCGCAGCAATGGGTCGGGATAAGCGCTACGCAGATCGAGCGCCCCGACGGCCATTGCGGCGGCGAACCGGACGATCGGCTCCTCGTCACGCAGGCCGCGCAGGATCGTCGCGTCCGCATCCCGACCCGCACCGAGTTGCAACGCCTCGATCGCCTGGGCACGGAAGCTGGGCCGGTCGCTCCGGGCGGCGGCGCGCACTAGTTGCAGCGCTTCGCCGCGTAGTTGCATATCACGGGGAACTCTCTGCTCGGCGGGCACCACCGGCGGGGCGGGCGGTTGGCTCGGCGTGACGCCTTTTTCGCCGCCGCCCATCGGCTCGGGTTGCACCAACTCGCCGGTCTCCCCGGGCAAGACCTGGGCGAGCGCGTGTCCGCTACCGAGTGCGAGGCCGAGTGTTGCGATCAGAGCCTTCGTCTTGGGATGGGTCATGGTCGTCCGTGGTGTTCAGGGTTTTTGGGGGAGGGGTGCGGGTTGCGATCCAGAGGCCGGCCAGTTGCGGCGGAACGGCTGCGGCGGCGACGGGCCAGGCATGCTGCCCGGCGATCACCATGAACGCCAAGCCGCCCATGATGCAGAGCAGGACGCCGCCGGCGAGCACCTGTTTCAGTGTCGGTCGCCGCATCGGCATTGCAATACCCAACAGCAGCGAAACCGGCGCGAGCAGCAGCCCCGACGCATTGGGCCCGGCGTGGTCGTGACCGGTGAAAAGCCAGAGGTACAGCACGATACACCCGCCGAGTCCGAAGAAGGCGAACGTGCATCCGGTCAGGAACCGGCCGATCACCCACCGGCTTGTCGCCACGAGGGTAACCGCGCCGATCACACCGATCAGGCCCATCAATGGGAGCCGGTTCGGCGGCGTGGCGGCGGCCAGCACCGTGGGCGTCCCGACCATCCGGCGCCATGTCACGATCGGCCGGCCGTCGATGGTGATCTGGTCGAGGTGGCGGTCGAGTTCGCCGGGGATGAAGCTCTGCTCCCATGCCGTGATCGGCTCGTCGCAGCGTGTGCCCATCCCCGCCGCCAGTGCCGGCCAGAGCCACCAGCTTCCCTCGGTGTGGCGGTCCACTTCCGTGCGGTAGGTGCTGGTTCGCTCGGTCATGCCCTCGGCGAGTGCGCCGTCTGTCGATTGGTCGAGCAGGTCGCGGAGTTTCGTAGAGCAGTTGTCGGTGAAGTAGTCGTACTGGTATGTCGCCGGCTCCGCAGTGAGGAGGGAACGGAGGGCGTTCTTTTGCGCCGGCGTCAACGCGAGTGCGGTGACGGTCACTTCGCGTCCGAGTTCATTGACGTAGAAGTCGGTGAGCAGTTCCGCATCGGCGGCGCCGAAGCCGTACTCCATATCGCCCTGGATGAAACGCCCGACAAATGCCGCGACTTCACCGGTCGAGTTGCCGAAATCGAACCGACCCCAGTCGTATGCGACGCCGTCGACAACCAACGCGTTATGTCCGAACCGCTCCCAGGCCAACTCGCCCGGCGAGATCGTCAATAACAGTACCGGAGCATCGTCCCTCGGCGATGCCGGTTGGAGTAGCGAGAGCAGCAGTGCGAGGACCAGCACGCGGCCATGGTACGGATCAGCAACGCCGGTGTGGTCAGCCGGGCCGAACGAAACTCACCTCGTCGATGCTGCCGATGTAGCCTTTGTCGCTGCCTTCCTTGAGGAAGAGTTCGATGGCGCGCTGGCCCTTTTCGCCGTAGTCGAGGGTCCAGTCGTTGACGTACATGCCGACGAACT belongs to Planctomycetota bacterium and includes:
- a CDS encoding metallophosphoesterase; translated protein: MRWVIGDIHGMLTALETLLDVVRNADPQARFICCGDYVNRGPDSRGVIDLLIHADDITCIRGNHDDIFQLFVTGEMWGPEPKFPDPVATLGGFAPFGVLTTWVSYGVPRVVAAHVLQSPTADGLRKLVEFVPAEHREFLRNLPSCHVEDDLFVVHAYWSPKSAPPTPASRLQRMLWQRFEITELSKPKNWESRTGYFGHTPILSYDLEENLPIQGTDIVLLDTGCCMPDGRLSAVCHETGQVVQVHRIGEVVDE
- a CDS encoding TrmH family RNA methyltransferase, with translation MNDLPDHGLKLALVHPQIPQNVGNIGRTCVATGTALNIVRPMGFVLDDTRLKRAGLDYWPRLKLTMHDDLDTFMTTAGTTWWFDSEGETSLWEAPIAAGDTLVFGSETRGFPLGVMREQRTVRLPQMPGERCLNLASAAAAALYHAIHRVHCDSHGR
- a CDS encoding endonuclease/exonuclease/phosphatase family protein, with the translated sequence MKHSAGCGIIRGVREKLAIALVALMLLLAVLPYFGTWAWWLDMLNHFRLQLAVVSLVVAVIVLAVVRKRWASVGLLAVAAHAAPVGWTAFQPDGPGSGASFAHANVGGCDPAAVRAWVSDLDAAAVFLLEVRPEDELARTPPEGWRFLLQRPSDDTRGLIVLVPKWSVINKAHVESFSVPGTIRDMAVVDLGGVEVMQAHLARPGTACGFAEQVAMSEAIADWVVSRSEWTDVLVVGDFNAAPWSAAVKPLRDAGLSPARGGLSGTWPAQLPPGLRVPIDHAFSNRRCKVTVGPDLGGDHRPIVVRMTE
- a CDS encoding HEAT repeat domain-containing protein, with protein sequence MTHPKTKALIATLGLALGSGHALAQVLPGETGELVQPEPMGGGEKGVTPSQPPAPPVVPAEQRVPRDMQLRGEALQLVRAAARSDRPSFRAQAIEALQLGAGRDADATILRGLRDEEPIVRFAAAMAVGALDLRSAYPDPLLRLANPREDAQVRVGAIYATTVLGDTRLTDELAALTRHTSETVRGSAVLALGLTDAPSAIEVLNGRRGDPSPAVRLQTYEALWRLGDVEARDSLISGMFSLYPDEELFCTLALAANGDRRVIVHIRPKLTSEYSYIALAASRAMGQLGSDEGYGVALQGAKSEDPQDRSLAAFAFGDIGRLDAQPYLGQLMTDADPNVRLAAASAVLKLTQ
- a CDS encoding DUF4105 domain-containing protein: MLVLALLLSLLQPASPRDDAPVLLLTISPGELAWERFGHNALVVDGVAYDWGRFDFGNSTGEVAAFVGRFIQGDMEYGFGAADAELLTDFYVNELGREVTVTALALTPAQKNALRSLLTAEPATYQYDYFTDNCSTKLRDLLDQSTDGALAEGMTERTSTYRTEVDRHTEGSWWLWPALAAGMGTRCDEPITAWEQSFIPGELDRHLDQITIDGRPIVTWRRMVGTPTVLAAATPPNRLPLMGLIGVIGAVTLVATSRWVIGRFLTGCTFAFFGLGGCIVLYLWLFTGHDHAGPNASGLLLAPVSLLLGIAMPMRRPTLKQVLAGGVLLCIMGGLAFMVIAGQHAWPVAAAAVPPQLAGLWIATRTPPPKTLNTTDDHDPSQDEGSDRNTRPRTR
- a CDS encoding 4a-hydroxytetrahydrobiopterin dehydratase; the encoded protein is MPDTTALNDADVRKLHADLPAGWEIEQNELAKTFKFAEFEATMTFVNAVADIARVADHHPDMRVGYNTARIAWTTHDAGGLTEKDFACAAKTDAKA